A stretch of Lysinibacillus agricola DNA encodes these proteins:
- a CDS encoding exosporium glycoprotein BclB-related protein, whose product MCMNNSMCGSGCGCGNKNECAALGPFEAIDAACITTPAATGSIIPFASGTVPVVLVALGTGLIGTTSIVGFGTSIPGITLTGTNIDLTAAAGTEAFSVPRAGTITSISASLSATVAVTIVGSATVRAQIYRAVAGSNVFSPTTAFVDLAPALSTIAVGTITFGTANVTPVPVAAGDRLLMVFSVTTSGVAATVTGNASAGINIV is encoded by the coding sequence ATGTGTATGAATAATTCAATGTGCGGGAGCGGCTGTGGCTGCGGTAATAAAAATGAGTGTGCTGCACTTGGTCCTTTTGAAGCTATAGACGCTGCATGTATTACTACACCAGCAGCAACAGGCTCTATCATCCCATTCGCATCAGGAACAGTTCCTGTTGTTTTAGTAGCTCTTGGTACTGGTTTAATTGGTACAACAAGTATTGTGGGATTCGGTACATCCATTCCAGGGATAACTCTTACTGGTACTAATATAGACTTAACAGCTGCTGCTGGAACTGAAGCCTTTTCTGTTCCACGTGCAGGTACTATTACATCTATTTCTGCATCCTTGTCTGCAACAGTTGCTGTAACCATTGTAGGATCCGCAACAGTCAGAGCACAAATCTATCGCGCAGTTGCGGGAAGTAATGTTTTCAGCCCTACAACAGCATTTGTTGATTTAGCACCAGCTCTCTCAACAATAGCAGTAGGTACTATTACATTTGGTACTGCAAACGTTACACCAGTGCCAGTAGCTGCTGGTGATCGTTTATTAATGGTGTTCTCCGTTACTACCTCAGGGGTTGCTGCTACTGTTACTGGTAACGCAAGTGCAGGAATCAATATTGTATAA
- a CDS encoding GNAT family N-acetyltransferase: MIEYEHATPPSSALNETIESIEQAMKNGEQAFIGYIDEQPVAMVRFTLSSQGIYFFRLSVIPEKQGQGLAKALIEELEQYAFANGKSTSRCKVRMSVPRNIELYRSLGYVVTKEGKAENRNGFSLSVATMEKQLTN; this comes from the coding sequence TTGATAGAGTATGAACATGCAACACCACCATCAAGTGCACTAAATGAAACGATTGAATCGATTGAACAGGCGATGAAAAATGGAGAGCAAGCCTTTATTGGATATATCGATGAGCAACCAGTTGCGATGGTAAGGTTTACACTTAGTTCTCAAGGAATTTATTTTTTTAGATTATCTGTTATTCCGGAAAAGCAAGGACAAGGATTGGCTAAAGCATTAATTGAAGAGCTTGAACAATATGCGTTTGCTAATGGAAAGAGTACTAGTCGATGTAAAGTACGTATGAGTGTACCAAGAAATATTGAGTTGTATCGCTCATTGGGTTATGTTGTCACAAAAGAGGGCAAGGCAGAAAATCGTAACGGCTTCTCTCTTTCTGTAGCGACAATGGAAAAACAGCTTACTAATTAG
- a CDS encoding YfiT family bacillithiol transferase, giving the protein MTDLRYPIGQFQFPEVVTAQQVKEWIEDIRLLPTQLAEALNGASEQSLTKSYRENGWTVMQLVHHMADSHMNSYIRFKLALTEDSPTIKPYNEVEWAKLPDSEMPVATSCNIIEGLHERWVYLLESLTENQLQRAFHHPDSGSMTLEKAVALYAWHGEHHLAHIQMALAK; this is encoded by the coding sequence ATGACCGATTTACGATATCCAATTGGACAATTTCAATTTCCGGAAGTAGTGACAGCGCAGCAAGTAAAGGAATGGATAGAAGATATTCGTCTATTACCGACACAACTAGCAGAGGCACTTAATGGTGCGAGTGAACAGTCATTAACAAAATCCTATCGAGAAAATGGCTGGACGGTTATGCAGCTTGTCCACCATATGGCAGATAGTCATATGAATAGCTACATCCGTTTTAAGCTAGCTTTGACAGAGGATAGTCCGACGATTAAACCTTACAATGAGGTAGAATGGGCAAAGCTTCCGGATTCAGAAATGCCTGTCGCAACCTCCTGTAACATAATTGAAGGCTTGCATGAACGCTGGGTTTATTTGCTGGAAAGCTTAACAGAAAACCAATTACAGCGAGCATTTCATCATCCTGATTCAGGTTCGATGACACTTGAAAAAGCTGTAGCCTTATATGCTTGGCATGGAGAGCATCATCTTGCTCATATTCAAATGGCTTTGGCGAAATAA
- a CDS encoding aspartate/glutamate racemase family protein, which yields MRKKLGCLHAHHSNIEYIEQAFQNMEKIELVHFVDPGLIQQVSKGAEELAFKVKEQLEWMESCNIDAILITCTNYIALLEEEQLELSIPIIKIDEPYFETICEENKPQTILFTNPETVEGTMNRLQQYALSHEKSINAEVKVIDNTFELIMQGKKDAYNNAIIQTLHDVAGEQQHISVAQLSMVEAARQFEIESDVTIIHPLKSLVKFVMRSIE from the coding sequence TTGAGGAAGAAGCTTGGTTGTTTACATGCACATCATTCAAATATTGAGTATATAGAACAGGCATTTCAAAACATGGAGAAGATAGAGCTAGTCCATTTTGTGGATCCAGGTCTTATACAACAAGTTTCAAAAGGGGCTGAAGAGTTAGCTTTTAAGGTGAAAGAGCAACTTGAATGGATGGAGAGCTGTAATATAGATGCCATTTTAATAACGTGCACTAATTATATTGCATTGTTAGAGGAAGAACAGCTGGAACTCTCTATTCCCATTATTAAAATAGATGAGCCTTACTTTGAAACCATCTGTGAAGAAAATAAGCCTCAAACGATTCTTTTTACAAATCCTGAAACCGTAGAAGGTACGATGAACAGACTTCAGCAATACGCTTTGTCACATGAAAAATCCATTAATGCTGAAGTAAAAGTTATCGACAATACGTTTGAACTGATTATGCAAGGAAAAAAGGATGCATATAATAACGCTATTATACAAACTCTTCATGATGTAGCAGGGGAGCAGCAGCATATTTCAGTTGCACAGCTTTCAATGGTTGAGGCTGCACGGCAATTCGAAATAGAGTCAGATGTAACGATTATTCATCCGTTAAAGTCATTAGTTAAATTTGTGATGAGATCTATAGAATAA